The Chitinophaga flava genome has a segment encoding these proteins:
- a CDS encoding SWIM zinc finger family protein: MSDVITYRYPVPSVLHTGAAPGLFLAGYSEIEKTTAPSFFQGTLEQPYITACCLITLANVVRSGFTLTPAQAAFTKDPIVTAGASKLRFEGFSQCAGVYGRVDVLPGGHNGSFPANGTVNVDFNQPMINALGAIGRNDTMQLTVGAREISLQDQEGGMVTEKKVPLPIKWIKGLTTVQLFLAASDLRYTFNKVQLRQLFQGLPNGTVKADYYLMVRNNKPVLSPVKNAQAICIGGVHRLRLLEPLLPLADELQVFAHPDMQSTTWQLVFGNVRFSLSLSREAWRGFSGEGAALDALIADVPDHLIAALDKYGYANQEFNATLLAIKEQVSFEQIDQLTARLAAMGLLGYDPDNNLYFYRRLPFKLNRILSLNPRMKEAEQLLAEDKVAIISQQHDKVEARVAGSGVTHTVTVDGDNARCTCTWFARHQGERGPCKHILAVRKKAN, from the coding sequence ATGTCCGACGTGATTACGTACCGTTACCCAGTCCCTTCTGTACTCCATACCGGCGCTGCCCCCGGACTTTTCCTGGCAGGATATAGTGAAATTGAAAAAACGACTGCGCCTTCGTTTTTCCAGGGAACCCTTGAACAGCCTTATATTACAGCGTGTTGCCTGATAACGTTGGCCAATGTGGTACGATCCGGTTTTACGCTGACACCTGCGCAGGCGGCCTTCACCAAAGATCCGATTGTGACAGCGGGAGCCAGCAAACTACGGTTTGAAGGTTTCTCCCAGTGTGCGGGCGTATATGGTCGGGTGGATGTGCTGCCGGGTGGCCATAATGGCTCCTTTCCGGCCAACGGTACTGTGAATGTGGATTTTAACCAGCCGATGATCAACGCACTGGGAGCTATTGGTCGTAATGATACTATGCAGCTCACAGTAGGTGCCCGGGAAATCAGCCTGCAGGACCAGGAAGGAGGGATGGTCACCGAAAAGAAAGTACCCCTGCCTATAAAATGGATCAAAGGACTGACTACTGTGCAACTCTTCCTGGCAGCATCCGACCTGCGATATACCTTCAATAAAGTACAGCTGCGGCAGCTGTTTCAGGGACTGCCCAACGGCACTGTGAAAGCGGATTATTACCTGATGGTACGTAATAATAAACCTGTGCTCTCTCCTGTAAAAAATGCGCAGGCCATCTGTATCGGAGGTGTACACCGGCTTCGGTTACTGGAGCCATTGTTGCCGCTGGCAGATGAGTTGCAGGTATTTGCTCATCCTGATATGCAAAGTACCACCTGGCAGCTTGTTTTCGGAAATGTCCGGTTTAGTCTGAGCCTGTCGCGCGAAGCCTGGCGTGGTTTTTCAGGTGAAGGTGCCGCATTGGACGCTTTGATTGCGGATGTGCCGGACCACCTGATTGCCGCACTGGATAAATATGGTTATGCTAATCAGGAGTTTAATGCTACGCTACTGGCGATAAAGGAACAGGTCAGCTTTGAGCAGATAGACCAGCTGACGGCCCGATTGGCCGCTATGGGCCTGTTGGGATATGATCCCGACAACAACCTTTATTTCTATCGCCGGCTGCCATTTAAACTCAACAGGATACTCAGTCTCAATCCCCGCATGAAAGAGGCTGAGCAGTTGCTGGCAGAAGATAAAGTAGCGATCATCTCTCAACAGCATGATAAAGTGGAAGCACGGGTTGCCGGCTCCGGTGTCACACATACGGTAACAGTGGATGGAGACAACGCCCGCTGCACCTGTACCTGGTTTGCCCGCCACCAGGGAGAACGTGGCCCCTGTAAACATATTCTCGCTGTACGTAAAAAAGCCAATTGA
- a CDS encoding DUF6493 family protein, translating into MTHQEELEQLLIMEREQDIVPFLQKLSQEERTKLKPALSKLVTFYTEIVPIANNSWHTRITSRQSAMLTIATFVCYDKKAFQATSFHFTLFRENLLEKIVSWYVPDWFNEWMQEMAEKEILPGNVKYTALMELHAGGFLTLTAPLITSRLPAAIFVNEGKGTHYSPDVLLQYPETMSEHFWYLFEYPSNIHFSDRWQNVANKKSITEEPNWKGLILRYTSDGTINRMRVLAECLNTANRGFNKLLTGWFLDLLISLKPTQEELLQLQPQLLLALDSPQSKAVTTALSYLKILSAEKKFDHQSFFDHLPQVIAMDKKSMLVTTIQILEKAGKQHPEIKQRACIELCQAFLSKEEDTQAKAAKLILQWGDKTSAVLKEQLGQYSSSMLTSTRNSLQDFMDSDMQIDTIAAEVITEQLPLIGEHNRIGTEDLVFFASQAFENNAPHHIDLLPAMLLSAQGTITTDLLLQLEPAFQRAAVVFKRPPGTAGLLDVTMSLFFLNYGKCMADTNADYTARLNEVKQSQHWWRMRHELPELADWKTSRTENGIYIPHRKLLVLALDKIKRGDTLPLLSTPTHQPAWIDPVILVQRLQQYQQQQAAPDILDLQVAISRCALQDTSEALTLVKQLPEDEYKRLLLFLLDAEALPQGPFTLEAAWMQVGLVKAPETIYDAFAGFSYNRLPREILTGCFKWETAKKPYKAYGRYNPETRDYDRYWAEETVMEITFPEAEILNGPSPLLQEYLNGVGKYMSVSITDVARILLLVPHHPDVFLARIMASCQRSSGYYEVQETGMVMQGIQMLHELDIPVSDMMYLFVALSILHGDKTVRNYSAEYWNSRISGRISSQRLGQTIGLQQRVAWAPMKRLTDLLSANMQISRQHNEAMEVLLTACLECFEETPVKDLKKLLEVYNEVLALNGSNISSPVIAQLLATWQGNATLKKTAKQLQQLVTKE; encoded by the coding sequence ATGACACACCAGGAAGAACTGGAGCAGCTTTTGATCATGGAAAGGGAACAGGATATAGTACCTTTTCTGCAGAAATTATCACAGGAAGAAAGGACGAAGTTAAAACCTGCCTTATCCAAACTAGTGACCTTTTACACAGAAATAGTTCCAATAGCCAACAATAGCTGGCATACCAGAATAACCTCACGTCAGTCTGCCATGCTAACTATCGCGACTTTCGTTTGTTATGATAAAAAAGCTTTCCAGGCAACTTCTTTTCACTTTACACTTTTCCGGGAAAACCTGCTGGAAAAAATAGTTTCCTGGTATGTGCCCGACTGGTTCAATGAATGGATGCAGGAAATGGCTGAAAAAGAAATACTGCCGGGAAATGTAAAATATACCGCACTGATGGAACTGCATGCTGGCGGGTTTCTGACGCTGACGGCCCCGCTGATCACCAGCAGACTGCCTGCAGCCATCTTTGTGAATGAAGGTAAAGGAACACATTACAGCCCCGACGTATTGTTACAATATCCGGAAACGATGTCCGAACATTTCTGGTATCTCTTTGAATACCCATCCAATATACATTTCAGCGATCGGTGGCAAAATGTTGCCAATAAAAAGAGTATAACAGAAGAGCCTAACTGGAAAGGTCTTATCCTACGGTATACCAGTGATGGAACAATCAACCGAATGCGTGTGCTGGCGGAATGCCTGAACACCGCCAACAGAGGCTTCAATAAGTTGCTGACAGGATGGTTTCTGGATCTGTTGATATCCCTGAAACCCACGCAGGAAGAACTACTACAGTTACAGCCGCAGTTACTCCTGGCCCTGGACTCGCCTCAAAGCAAGGCGGTGACCACAGCCCTGAGCTATCTCAAAATATTATCTGCTGAAAAAAAATTCGATCATCAGTCCTTCTTTGATCATCTTCCGCAAGTGATTGCTATGGATAAAAAATCCATGCTTGTTACCACTATCCAGATATTGGAAAAAGCCGGTAAACAACATCCGGAGATAAAGCAGCGGGCCTGTATAGAGCTTTGCCAGGCTTTTCTTTCCAAAGAAGAAGATACGCAGGCCAAAGCCGCCAAACTGATATTGCAATGGGGTGATAAAACATCTGCCGTTTTAAAAGAGCAGCTGGGCCAATACAGCAGCAGTATGCTGACAAGCACCCGCAACTCCCTGCAGGACTTTATGGACAGTGATATGCAGATAGATACCATTGCCGCAGAAGTGATAACGGAACAATTACCACTTATAGGAGAACATAACCGCATCGGAACAGAAGACCTGGTATTCTTTGCCAGTCAGGCTTTTGAGAATAATGCCCCTCATCATATCGATCTGTTGCCGGCCATGTTGTTGTCTGCACAGGGAACGATCACCACAGACCTGTTGCTGCAGCTGGAACCGGCTTTTCAACGGGCTGCGGTTGTTTTTAAACGTCCGCCGGGTACTGCCGGTCTGCTGGACGTAACCATGTCGCTCTTTTTCCTTAACTACGGCAAATGCATGGCCGATACTAACGCAGACTATACCGCACGGCTAAACGAAGTTAAACAATCACAGCACTGGTGGCGTATGCGTCATGAACTGCCTGAGCTGGCAGACTGGAAAACTTCCCGTACAGAGAACGGCATTTATATACCCCACCGGAAATTGCTGGTGCTGGCACTGGACAAAATAAAGCGGGGAGATACTTTGCCTTTGTTGTCTACCCCTACGCATCAACCGGCATGGATAGATCCGGTAATACTGGTGCAGCGGCTGCAGCAATACCAGCAGCAACAGGCAGCGCCTGATATACTGGACCTGCAGGTAGCTATTTCCCGTTGTGCTTTACAGGATACCAGCGAAGCGCTAACCCTTGTAAAACAGCTGCCGGAAGATGAATATAAACGGCTGCTGCTGTTTTTACTGGATGCGGAAGCTTTGCCTCAAGGGCCGTTTACCCTGGAAGCGGCATGGATGCAGGTCGGTCTTGTGAAAGCGCCGGAAACCATTTATGATGCCTTTGCCGGTTTTTCGTATAACCGCTTGCCGAGAGAGATACTGACAGGCTGCTTTAAATGGGAGACGGCGAAAAAGCCTTACAAGGCGTACGGAAGATATAACCCCGAAACCCGCGATTATGACCGCTATTGGGCAGAAGAAACCGTGATGGAAATTACTTTTCCTGAAGCTGAAATACTGAATGGGCCCTCGCCACTGTTGCAGGAATATCTGAACGGTGTAGGTAAATATATGTCTGTTTCCATTACTGATGTGGCCCGTATTTTACTCCTGGTACCGCATCATCCGGATGTATTCCTTGCCCGTATTATGGCATCCTGTCAACGTTCTTCCGGTTACTATGAGGTACAGGAAACCGGTATGGTGATGCAGGGCATTCAGATGTTGCATGAACTGGATATTCCTGTGTCTGATATGATGTATCTGTTTGTTGCCCTTAGTATACTGCATGGTGACAAGACGGTACGTAACTACTCCGCCGAATACTGGAACAGCCGTATCTCCGGCCGGATCAGCAGTCAGCGCCTGGGACAGACAATAGGCTTGCAGCAACGGGTGGCGTGGGCGCCAATGAAGCGGTTGACTGACCTGCTCAGTGCTAATATGCAGATCAGCCGGCAGCATAACGAAGCAATGGAAGTACTGCTGACAGCCTGTCTGGAGTGTTTTGAAGAAACGCCGGTAAAAGACCTGAAGAAACTGCTGGAAGTGTATAACGAAGTGCTGGCTTTGAACGGCAGTAATATCAGTAGCCCGGTGATTGCTCAGCTGCTGGCCACATGGCAGGGCAACGCCACGCTGAAGAAGACTGCCAAACAACTGCAGCAGCTGGTTACAAAGGAATAG
- a CDS encoding GlxA family transcriptional regulator, translating into MSHAKKLIVIIPMEGTSLLDVAGPCDVFSQASKILQSDPLHEDEGYEILLASAADSGHLKTGSGVELVCPVAATDLDRPIDTLLIAGLGKEFLENSHHDFYKWLHKIYPGLRRIGSVCIGAYALARAGILDGRRATTHWQYSQDFQEQHPAVKVDTNPFYTCDGNVYTSGGLASGIDLALALLEEDYGREMAALVAKKMVIYLKRPGYQSQFGELLDNHQLAHTMAGRLRPWMLQELNQDLSVERLAEHMNMSPRNFARVFLRESGLTPAKYVEKLRVETARKFLEESDFSMEQIAEKCGLGGMVSMRRVFLRHLSVSPSDYRRTFRTALHT; encoded by the coding sequence ATGTCTCATGCCAAGAAGCTGATAGTAATTATACCGATGGAGGGTACCTCCCTGCTGGATGTTGCGGGGCCCTGTGATGTGTTTTCACAGGCCAGCAAGATACTTCAGTCTGATCCCCTGCACGAAGATGAAGGGTATGAAATACTGTTGGCCTCGGCGGCAGATAGCGGTCATCTGAAAACAGGGAGTGGTGTGGAGCTGGTATGTCCGGTAGCAGCCACCGATCTGGACCGTCCGATTGATACTTTGCTGATTGCCGGCCTTGGGAAGGAATTCCTGGAGAACAGTCATCACGATTTTTACAAATGGTTACATAAGATATATCCCGGCCTGCGTCGTATAGGCTCTGTATGCATCGGAGCCTATGCGCTGGCAAGGGCAGGGATTCTGGACGGCCGGCGTGCCACCACCCACTGGCAGTACAGCCAGGATTTCCAGGAACAACACCCTGCTGTAAAGGTAGATACCAACCCTTTTTATACCTGTGACGGGAACGTATATACGTCGGGCGGACTTGCCTCTGGTATAGATCTGGCACTGGCACTGCTGGAAGAAGATTATGGCCGGGAAATGGCTGCGCTGGTAGCAAAAAAAATGGTCATCTACCTGAAAAGACCCGGCTACCAGTCACAATTTGGTGAGCTGCTGGACAATCATCAGCTGGCTCATACCATGGCCGGCAGGCTGCGTCCCTGGATGCTGCAGGAGCTGAACCAAGACCTGAGCGTGGAACGCCTGGCCGAACATATGAATATGAGTCCCCGCAATTTTGCCCGCGTTTTCCTGCGGGAAAGCGGTCTTACCCCCGCCAAATATGTGGAAAAACTGCGGGTGGAAACAGCCCGTAAATTCCTTGAAGAAAGCGACTTCAGTATGGAACAGATCGCAGAAAAATGTGGCCTCGGCGGCATGGTGTCCATGCGACGGGTATTTCTCAGACATCTCTCCGTTTCCCCCAGCGATTATCGCCGCACTTTCCGTACTGCCCTGCATACTTAA
- the gap gene encoding type I glyceraldehyde-3-phosphate dehydrogenase: MKIAINGFGRIGRMTLRALQHKNAEVVAINDLMSADILAHLFKYDTAHGKYPGTVTHTNTHLIVDGKEILLTNEKDPANLPWKQLDVDIVIESTGRFTHRDQAQAHIRAGARKVLITAPASGGVKTIVQGVNDNIITAEDEILSTASCTTNCIAVPLFLLDKELGIESGFMSTVHAFTMDQMLQDGPHKDFRRARAATQSIIPTTTGAAKAIGDVLPDLKGKLDGVSYRVPVIDASIAELTLTVKKTTTAAAVNELLKQAAANDLKGILEYTEEPFVSADLLGNTHSSIIDGTLTRVIGNLVKVVAWYDNEVGISNRIATMMAMMKTDAPDLGR; the protein is encoded by the coding sequence ATGAAAATAGCTATCAACGGATTTGGCCGTATCGGAAGGATGACGTTACGGGCATTGCAACATAAAAACGCAGAAGTAGTGGCCATCAATGACCTCATGTCTGCTGATATCCTGGCCCACCTTTTCAAATATGATACAGCACATGGTAAATACCCCGGTACCGTTACACATACAAACACCCACCTGATCGTTGACGGAAAAGAGATCCTGCTTACCAATGAAAAAGATCCTGCCAACCTGCCCTGGAAACAGCTGGATGTAGACATAGTTATTGAATCTACCGGCAGGTTCACCCATCGTGACCAGGCCCAGGCCCATATCCGTGCCGGTGCCCGTAAAGTGCTGATCACCGCACCCGCTTCCGGAGGCGTAAAAACTATTGTACAGGGCGTAAATGATAATATCATCACCGCGGAAGATGAAATATTATCTACTGCTTCCTGTACTACCAACTGCATTGCTGTGCCATTATTTCTGCTCGATAAAGAACTGGGTATTGAATCCGGTTTCATGAGCACTGTACATGCTTTCACGATGGACCAAATGCTGCAGGACGGACCACATAAAGATTTCAGAAGGGCAAGAGCGGCCACCCAGTCTATCATCCCTACCACCACCGGCGCAGCCAAAGCCATCGGGGATGTGTTACCTGATCTCAAAGGAAAGCTGGACGGCGTTTCCTACCGTGTACCTGTGATAGATGCCTCTATTGCAGAGCTTACCCTCACCGTGAAAAAAACTACTACAGCAGCAGCTGTCAATGAATTGCTGAAACAGGCCGCAGCCAACGATCTGAAAGGCATACTGGAATATACCGAAGAACCTTTTGTTTCAGCAGATTTATTAGGCAATACACATTCCTCCATCATAGATGGTACATTGACCAGAGTAATTGGTAACCTTGTGAAAGTGGTAGCCTGGTATGATAATGAAGTGGGTATATCTAATAGAATAGCAACTATGATGGCTATGATGAAAACTGATGCTCCTGATTTAGGTAGATAA
- a CDS encoding SusD/RagB family nutrient-binding outer membrane lipoprotein yields the protein MKKSYLYIALMAFTGLTACKKDVESRFYDPDKLNANVTDVIPGLFTQLITNNKIFVQDYGEWYYLMNPGTGITGYEQVAQRYISYRYDWFGSYNDLVSGNGFDDTPISQQSFFENSYTKLKNYEVIKDSVELRSGQMKADGDVYLKLATFVKLYQCGKLVDFFNSIPYFDAFQGVKGGTQHLFPKYDDAKQVYVSIIKDLGTLVNDLPNAFNQMSDPAKTIFRQQDYAFKGDINKWIAFINFTRLKLLVRMAGVDETFAKPLIQEALGKPLPAADLNWAMWYKIDVLGGGTWQRGLYENTYASFIPNIIMKRLNYGDSTYQPGIDDPRLPVLAMPTKFKDYRGVSANIEEQTALYNSGQKYYAYADNIKLSLERNTKSTYNHATFHRNENMPVYMVSQGEVDLLLAEIALKNLGNTGKVAEEHIKDEVVHSINFWYTINQLSTYERGTIDSLLYPNRPTGAVIDAWGEKIKAQFTAAATLDDKMEILMQQKYIHLNLLQPYELWAELRRTRHPKLEPFTWHSSVWKPMPERVHYPTIELTNNPDNFSKVAGENNTTSPIFWVPADKRGVLPYWDNYNYQ from the coding sequence ATGAAAAAATCATACTTATATATAGCACTGATGGCCTTCACTGGTCTCACCGCCTGCAAAAAAGATGTGGAGAGCAGATTTTATGATCCGGACAAGCTCAATGCCAACGTTACCGATGTCATCCCAGGCCTGTTCACACAACTGATCACCAACAATAAAATTTTTGTACAGGATTACGGAGAATGGTATTACCTGATGAACCCCGGTACCGGTATCACCGGCTACGAACAGGTAGCTCAGCGTTATATTTCTTACCGGTACGACTGGTTTGGCAGCTACAACGATCTGGTAAGCGGCAACGGCTTTGATGATACGCCGATCTCCCAACAGTCTTTCTTCGAAAACAGTTATACCAAACTGAAAAACTACGAAGTGATCAAAGACTCTGTAGAACTGAGATCCGGACAAATGAAAGCAGATGGAGATGTATACCTTAAACTGGCCACTTTTGTAAAGCTGTATCAGTGCGGCAAACTGGTGGACTTCTTTAATTCCATTCCCTACTTTGATGCCTTCCAGGGTGTAAAAGGCGGCACACAGCACCTCTTCCCAAAATATGATGATGCGAAACAGGTATACGTATCTATCATCAAAGACCTGGGAACACTGGTAAATGATCTGCCTAATGCATTCAACCAGATGTCTGACCCGGCAAAAACTATTTTCCGTCAGCAGGACTATGCATTTAAAGGTGATATCAACAAATGGATCGCCTTTATCAACTTCACCCGCCTGAAACTGCTGGTGCGCATGGCTGGTGTAGACGAAACTTTTGCTAAACCACTGATCCAGGAAGCACTGGGCAAACCCTTGCCTGCCGCAGATCTGAACTGGGCAATGTGGTACAAGATAGATGTATTGGGTGGTGGCACCTGGCAGCGTGGACTTTATGAAAACACTTATGCCTCCTTCATCCCCAACATCATCATGAAGCGGCTGAACTACGGTGACTCCACCTATCAGCCAGGCATCGATGATCCACGCCTGCCCGTACTGGCCATGCCTACCAAATTCAAAGACTATCGCGGTGTTTCTGCCAATATAGAAGAACAGACCGCACTTTACAACAGCGGCCAGAAGTATTATGCGTATGCAGATAATATTAAACTCAGCCTTGAACGGAATACTAAATCCACTTACAACCATGCTACTTTCCACCGCAATGAAAACATGCCGGTGTACATGGTTTCACAGGGTGAAGTAGACCTCCTGCTCGCTGAGATCGCATTAAAAAATCTGGGAAATACCGGCAAAGTTGCGGAAGAACATATCAAAGATGAAGTTGTGCACTCCATCAATTTCTGGTATACTATCAACCAGCTCAGCACCTACGAAAGAGGTACTATCGATTCTCTCCTGTATCCCAACAGGCCAACAGGCGCTGTTATCGACGCATGGGGAGAAAAGATCAAAGCACAGTTCACAGCTGCGGCCACACTGGATGATAAAATGGAAATACTCATGCAGCAGAAATACATCCACCTCAATCTGTTGCAACCATACGAACTGTGGGCCGAACTGAGAAGAACCCGTCACCCCAAACTCGAGCCATTCACCTGGCATAGCTCCGTATGGAAACCCATGCCGGAAAGAGTACACTACCCTACTATAGAACTCACCAACAATCCGGACAACTTCTCCAAAGTAGCCGGAGAGAACAATACCACCTCACCTATCTTCTGGGTACCAGCGGATAAAAGAGGGGTATTGCCTTACTGGGATAACTATAATTATCAATAA